The following are encoded in a window of Hippoglossus stenolepis isolate QCI-W04-F060 chromosome 10, HSTE1.2, whole genome shotgun sequence genomic DNA:
- the htr1d gene encoding 5-hydroxytryptamine receptor 1D: MEPDNSSLDYFTSNFTEIPNATSAPPWSEATLLGLQVSLSALLALVTLATVLSNAFVVATIFLTRKLHTPANFLIGSLAVTDMLVSILVMPISIVYTVSKTWSLGQIVCDIWLSSDITFCTASILHLCVIALDRYWAITDALEYTKRRTMRRAAVMVGVVWVISISISMPPLFWRQSKAHEELTECMVNTDQISYTLYSTFGAFYVPTVLLIILYGRIYVAARSRIFKTPSASGKRFTTAQLIQTSAGSSLCSLNSASNQEAHLHSDSAGGGGGGGGSPLFMNMVKVKLADSVVERKRLCAARERKATKTLGIILGAFIVCWLPFFVGTLVLAICKNCWFDPVLFDIFTWLGYLNSLINPVIYTVFNDEFKQAFQKLMKFRRFS; the protein is encoded by the coding sequence ATGGAGCCGGATAACAGCTCCCTGGACTACTTCACCAGCAACTTCACAGAGATCCCCAACGCCACCAGCGCTCCGCCCTGGAGCGAGGCCACGCTGCTCGGCCTGCAGGTCTCCCTCTCTGCGCTGCTCGCTCTCGTCACCTTGGCCACCGTGCTTTCGAACGCCTTCGTCGTCGCCACCATCTTCCTGACAAGGAAGCTCCACACGCCTGCCAACTTCCTGATTGGCTCCCTGGCCGTCACGGACATGCTGGTGTCTATTTTAGTCATGCCGATCAGCATCGTCTACACTGTGAGCAAGACGTGGTCGCTGGGGCAGATTGTGTGTGACATCTGGCTGTCGTCCGACATCACCTTCTGCACGGCCTCCATTTTGCACTTGTGTGTGATCGCGCTTGATCGCTACTGGGCCATCACAGACGCTCTGGAGTACACGAAACGCCGCACCATGCGGCGGGCGGCGGTCATGGTCGGGGTGGTGTGGGTGATCTCCATATCAATTTCCATGCCTCCGCTTTTCTGGCGGCAGTCCAAAGCCCACGAGgagctgactgagtgcatggTGAATACAGATCAGATCTCTTATACCCTATACTCCACCTTTGGAGCCTTCTACGTTCCCACAGTGCTTCTCATCATACTGTATGGACGGATCTATGTTGCCGCCCGCTCCCGCATCTTCAAAACGCCATCGGCCTCTGGGAAGCGCTTCACCACAGCGCAGCTCATCCAGACCTCTGCaggctcctctctctgttctcttaATTCTGCCTCCAACCAGGAAGCACACCTACACTCCGACAGCGCGggaggtggcggaggaggaggagggtcgcCTCTGTTCATGAACATGGTGAAAGTGAAGCTGGCAGACAGCGTGGTGGAGAGGAAACGTCTGTGCGCGGCGCGGGAGAGGAAAGCAACCAAAACTCTGGGCATCATCCTGGGCGCGTTCATCGTCTGCTGGCTGCCCTTCTTCGTCGGCACACTGGTCTTGGCCATATGTAAAAACTGCTGGTTCGACCCGGTGCTTTTTGATATATTCACCTGGCTGGGATACCTGAACTCCCTCATCAACCCTGTGATCTACACCGTCTTCAACGACGAGTTCAAACAGGCTTTTCAAAAACTCATGAAATTCAGACGGTTCTCCTGA